In a genomic window of Methanocalculus alkaliphilus:
- a CDS encoding rubredoxin: MTKMKNYRCVECGYIYYPSRGEPKNGIQPGTAFEDLTDDYVCPVCAVYAKIGKSAFVAMESDLYRCVACGYLYDPARGEPKNGIKAGTAFEDLPKEYVCPVCGVYAKVGTEAFVPTR; encoded by the coding sequence CTACCGGTGTGTTGAATGCGGATATATTTACTACCCATCCAGGGGTGAACCCAAGAACGGAATCCAGCCTGGTACGGCTTTTGAAGATCTGACTGATGATTATGTCTGTCCCGTCTGTGCGGTGTATGCAAAAATCGGCAAGAGTGCCTTTGTCGCGATGGAATCAGATCTCTATCGCTGCGTCGCCTGTGGATATCTCTATGATCCCGCCCGGGGTGAGCCGAAGAACGGGATAAAAGCTGGCACAGCGTTTGAAGATCTACCAAAGGAGTATGTCTGCCCTGTCTGTGGGGTCTATGCAAAAGTGGGCACAGAAGCCTTCGTTCCAACCCGCTGA